In Rutidosis leptorrhynchoides isolate AG116_Rl617_1_P2 chromosome 2, CSIRO_AGI_Rlap_v1, whole genome shotgun sequence, one genomic interval encodes:
- the LOC139894060 gene encoding E3 ubiquitin-protein ligase RGLG2-like, whose protein sequence is MGGKSSKRAVSGRYSSYGSTSSSQGYSQSPYPQSPYPYSQPPLSQPYASPSPFQSYPDQPPAVKRKLERKYSRIDDDYNNLQEVTEALARAGLESSNLIVGVDFTKSNEWTGARSFNRRSLHHIGNEMNPYEEAISIIGRTLASFDEDNLVPCYGFGDALTHDQEVFSFYSDDKFCDGFEDILRRYRELVPQLRLAGPTSFAPVIEMAITIVEQSGGQYHVLLIIADGQVTRSVDTDRGQLSQQERRTVEAIVKASEYPLSIVVVGVGDGPWDMMKEFDDNIPARAFDNFQFVNFTEIMSKNTNTSRKEAEFALSALMEIPSQYKATLELNILGARQGNAINRVPLPPPRYASASVGGPKRPSRSTSFQHNIPSPEKRETSANTSYNRNFTSDNNLCPICITERKDMAFGCGHQTCCGCGTDLELCPICRSYIQTRIKLY, encoded by the exons ATGGGTGGAAAAAGTTCAAAGAGGGCTGTTTCAGGTAGGTATTCATCATATGGGTCAACGTCAAGTTCTCAGGGTTACTCGCAATCACCATATCCGCAATCGCCGTATCCGTATTCTCAACCACCATTGAGCCAACCATATGCTTCTCCTTCGCCTTTTCAAAGCTATCCTGATCAGCCTCCTGCAGTTAAGAGGAAGCTTGAAAGAAAATACTCGAGAATAGATGATGATTACAACAACTTACAGGAG GTTACTGAAGCTCTAGCACGTGCTGGTTTGGAGTCTTCCAATTTGATTGTTGGTGTAGATTTTACAAAGAGCAACGAGTGGACTG GTGCAAGGTCGTTTAATCGAAGAAGCTTGCATCACATTGGAAATGAGATGAACCCTTATGAAGAAGCAATATCCATAATTGGAAGAACACTGGCTAGTTTTGATGAGGATAATTTAGTTCCCTGTTATGGATTTGGAGATG CTTTAACTCATGATCAAGAAGTCTTCAGTTTTTACTCAGATGATAAATTTTGTGATGGATTTGAGGATATTTTGAGACGGTACAGGGAATTAGTTCCACAACTTCGGCTTGCAG GACCTACATCATTTGCCCCTGTTATTGAAATGGCCATTACCATTGTCGAACAAAGCGGTGGTCAGTATCATGTCTTGTTGATAATTGCTGACGGGCAg GTCACAAGAAGCGTTGATACTGACCGTGGTCAACTAAGTCAACAGGAAAGGCGAACGGTTGAGGCAATCGTGAAAGCTAG TGAATATCCGTTGTCAATAGTGGTAGTTGGGGTTGGAGATGGACCATGGGACATGATGAAGGAATTTGACGACAATATTCCTGCTCGAGCTTTTGACAATTTCCAG TTTGTAAATTTCACCGAAATTATGTCGAAGAACACGAATACGTCACGAAAAGAAGCGGAGTTTGCTCTTTCAGCGTTAATGGAAATACCATCACAATACAAGGCTACACTAGAGCTCAACATACTAGG GGCTCGTCAAGGTAATGCTATAAATAGGGTTCCTCTTCCCCCACCACGTTATGCTTCTGCATCCGTAGGTGGACCCAAGCGGCCTTCACGATCGACTAGTTTCCAACATAATATTCCATCTCCCGAGAAACGGGAAACATCAGCCAACACAAGTTATAATAGGAATTTTACCTCAGATAACAAT CTTTGTCCCATTTGCATAACTGAGCGAAAGGATATGGCCTTCGGCTGTGGTCATCAG ACATGTTGTGGATGTGGCACAGACCTTGAGCTATGCCCAATTTGTAGGAGCTACATACAGACCAGAATCAAGCTTTATTAA